The genomic interval ACGCGAGATCGAGCGGATTCTCGTCGAGCGCGGCCACAGCATAGCCCTGATCGTCGACCGGGACAATACGGACGATCTGACGCCCGAGAACCTGCACGGAGTCGACGCGGCGATCGAGTTCACGACTCCCTCGACGGCGTTCGACAACCTGCGTATCTGCTTCGAGGCGGGCGTACCGGTCGTATGCGGCACGACGGGCTGGACCGAGCGGCTCCACGAGGCGGAAGCCTTGTGCCGTCAGCACGGCGGAGCCTTTTTCTACGCATCGAACTACAGCATCGGGGTCAACGTCTTCTTCGAGGTGAACCGCAAGCTGGCCGAACTGATGAATCGTTTCGGAGCCTACGACGTAACGGTCGAAGAAACGCACCATACGCAGAAAAAGGACGCTCCCAGCGGCACGGCCATTACGCTGGCCGGAGATATTCTCGACCGAATAGACCGCAAGACGCGCTGGACGAGCGGCACGACGACCGAGCCCGACGCGCTGGAAATCGCTTCCGTACGCCGCAGCGTCGTGCCGGGCATCCACACGGTTACCTACGAGTCGGAAGCGGACGTGCTGTCGATCACGCACTGCGCGAAAAATCGGTGCGGGTTCGCTACGGGCGCAGTGATGGCAGCCGAGTTCGTCGCCGGCAAAAAGGGAATATTCTCGATGAAGGACCTGCTGGGACTGGAATAAGAGCCGGCCGAGCCCATAAAAACGATACGAAAACCGACCGAAACGCCGTTTGTCGTCCGAACGGCCGCAGGGCCAATAAAAACACACAAGAATAGAAGTGAGCAAACTGAAGAAAATATGGAGCAACCGCTGGGTCAAGTTCGGCGTCGTTTCGCTCCTTTACACGCTGTGGTTCGTCGTATGGACCGGCAACCCGTGGCTGCTGCCGGGCATAGCCGTCATCTACGACATCTACATATCGAAATACATGTATCGCCTGTTCTGGCGCAAACACAAGGAGCGCAAGCAAACCAACAGAACCTACCGCAAAGTATCGGAATGGGTCGAGGCGATCGTGTTCGCTACGGTCGTGGCGACGCTGATCCGCATCTATGTGTTCGCTATGTTCGTCATTCCGACTCCGTCGATGGAAAAAAGCCTGCTCGTGGGCGACTATCTGCTCGTGAGCAAACTGGCATACGGTCCGGTGATGCCCAATACGCCGCTGTCGTTCCCGCTCGTACACAACACGCTGCCTCTGTCGCAAACGAAAAAGTCGTTCGTCGAATGGATCAAGTGGCCCTACCACCGGCTATCGGGGTGGGGGCGCGTCAAGCGCAACGATCCGGTCGTGTTCAATTTTCCGGCCGGCGACACGGTGGCGCTGATGGAGCCCTCGGCCAGCTACTACGACCTGCTGCGGCAGTTTCAGCAGGCCTACGGCGAGAAAGCCGGACGCG from Alistipes ihumii AP11 carries:
- the dapB gene encoding 4-hydroxy-tetrahydrodipicolinate reductase codes for the protein MKIALIGYGKMGREIERILVERGHSIALIVDRDNTDDLTPENLHGVDAAIEFTTPSTAFDNLRICFEAGVPVVCGTTGWTERLHEAEALCRQHGGAFFYASNYSIGVNVFFEVNRKLAELMNRFGAYDVTVEETHHTQKKDAPSGTAITLAGDILDRIDRKTRWTSGTTTEPDALEIASVRRSVVPGIHTVTYESEADVLSITHCAKNRCGFATGAVMAAEFVAGKKGIFSMKDLLGLE